The stretch of DNA GACGGTTGGCTTCGAGTCGAAGTCAGTTTCATTGAATACGAGCACCGTGTCAGTTGCCCGCTTGTGAAAATGGCAAAAGAACATACTGGCAGAGAGACATTATGAACGGCGAAGAACAAAACGTGTCATCACCAACAGCAAATAAGTCACGGGATTTATCAGAGGATGAGGCTGACAAGCCACCGCCACCGCGTGACGAGGCGAGAGAGGCGAGAGAGGCTCGTCGCAAAGAGAATATAAAACGACTCAAGGAATACTACGATGAGCAATACGATAAATTGGGTATCAAGCTCGACGTAGGCTCCGATGGAATAGAACTGAAAAAAGTTCATGAAAAGACGCCTGATTTTGTCAGGGCGCAAATTCAACATGATTTTCTCCGGTTAGCGGAAGCAGCAAAGGAGCAAGAGATGCTGGAGCTAGCTCAGCAGATCAAAAGGTTTGACTGGCGGAGCCTGGGTGTTACGCCGCTTGTGCGTGATCAAGGTGATCGCACGATGACGTGTTGGGCCCATGCCACGACAGCGGCGTTTGAGAGCAGCCTGATGATTCAACGCGCCAGAGCTGAGCTAACGGCGAACGGCATTAACAAAAAAATTGCCGAGCAAGATAAAGTTTCTGGGGGCTTCAAAATCTCGTCTACCGGGGGGCAAAGCACTTTCACATTTGAACCTGCCCTGGCAGACCTCAGACGCTGGATTCAACACCGCCAAGCAGGCCAACACGAGAAAATTCAACTAGACGTAAGACGTGTCGTTAAGTTTGTCAAAGCAGCCGTCAAGTCTTCCGAGGAAGCGGCAGAGTATCACGAGAATGCCTTTAAGTATTTTTATGATCAGGGTGCTCCGCTCGAAGCCTTGATGCTTTATTCCGAAGCCGGTGAGATCACGCTGCAGTTCGAGCAAATCCCCGAAATTGAGATGAAGGAAGGTTCCGCCTTCATCAAGGCAGTAGCTTGGGATTACGTCACAAAAAATCTAACCATAGACCCGAAAAACCACTTTCCCTCAGGCTCGACTGTTCCTCCGCCTGTAGAAGAAATCAAAGTCGCTTTGCTGGAATACGGGCCGCTCGTGGTTGGGATGGCTTTGGATAGTAACAGTGAGTTTTCGAAATATAAAAAGCTGCCTCTGGAAAAAACTACAGCGCCTTCTCTCGTTTTCCCGGAGAAGGATGAGGTAGTCGAACTGGATCTGCCTGATCACGTTTTGTTATTGATTGGTTGGGATGATACGAAAAACGCCTGGATTGTGCAGAACTCCTACGGCACCGATTGGGGATATTCGTGCGACGACCCGCGCGTCGGCGAAGACGGTTTTTCCCCGACTTGTGGATATGCATACATCAGGTATGGGAGCTGCAATATCGGCAGTGTTGCTTCGTGGATAGTCGCTCCTTTGCTGACCGCAGCCCAGGAAGAGGCGATGCGCAGTTTAGCCGCTGATTCAATTGCGGCAGCCACCAGATTGGTGAAGCAATCAGCAAATGTTGTTGACCGTGTGACACCCAAATCCACTCAAGCTGCCAGCAATGTGATCCTGAAAGTCATCAAGTCAATCATTGATGTAATGAAACAAATTGTTACTAGCCTTTTGTCACAGTTCTTAAAGCCTAGGAAGTAACGTGTACTACTTGA from Acidobacteriota bacterium encodes:
- a CDS encoding C1 family peptidase, producing MNGEEQNVSSPTANKSRDLSEDEADKPPPPRDEAREAREARRKENIKRLKEYYDEQYDKLGIKLDVGSDGIELKKVHEKTPDFVRAQIQHDFLRLAEAAKEQEMLELAQQIKRFDWRSLGVTPLVRDQGDRTMTCWAHATTAAFESSLMIQRARAELTANGINKKIAEQDKVSGGFKISSTGGQSTFTFEPALADLRRWIQHRQAGQHEKIQLDVRRVVKFVKAAVKSSEEAAEYHENAFKYFYDQGAPLEALMLYSEAGEITLQFEQIPEIEMKEGSAFIKAVAWDYVTKNLTIDPKNHFPSGSTVPPPVEEIKVALLEYGPLVVGMALDSNSEFSKYKKLPLEKTTAPSLVFPEKDEVVELDLPDHVLLLIGWDDTKNAWIVQNSYGTDWGYSCDDPRVGEDGFSPTCGYAYIRYGSCNIGSVASWIVAPLLTAAQEEAMRSLAADSIAAATRLVKQSANVVDRVTPKSTQAASNVILKVIKSIIDVMKQIVTSLLSQFLKPRK